A window of Sphingorhabdus lacus contains these coding sequences:
- a CDS encoding SH3 domain-containing protein — translation MANQAKIIWQGVALCTAFFGAVALDAQAQQKTPYWASIEESEARMRTGPSTEFPVKWVYKRQNMPVKVVAVHSVWRKVEDPDGDQGWMHVRLLSPKRTALVVGSGIAALRETPQQTARIAWRVEPGVVGKIDECDKGWCRFDNAGRYGFIETDRLWGDEAL, via the coding sequence TGGCAAATCAGGCAAAAATCATTTGGCAAGGCGTTGCACTGTGCACTGCGTTTTTCGGCGCGGTCGCACTGGACGCGCAGGCACAGCAAAAAACACCCTATTGGGCATCTATCGAAGAATCCGAGGCGCGGATGCGCACGGGGCCCAGTACCGAATTTCCGGTGAAGTGGGTCTACAAGCGGCAGAATATGCCGGTTAAAGTCGTTGCCGTGCACAGCGTGTGGCGCAAGGTTGAGGATCCCGACGGCGATCAGGGCTGGATGCATGTCCGCCTGCTCAGCCCCAAGCGGACCGCCCTTGTTGTCGGAAGCGGCATAGCTGCCTTACGCGAGACCCCGCAGCAGACGGCCCGCATTGCCTGGCGTGTAGAACCCGGCGTTGTCGGCAAGATCGACGAATGCGACAAAGGCTGGTGCCGCTTCGACAATGCGGGGCGCTACGGCTTTATCGAAACCGACCGGCTGTGGGGCGACGAAGCGCTTT